The window TGCCTTCTTAGTTTGCACCAGCATCCATTAAAATTTGTTCAATTTCCTTAAATCCTCTTTCGCGCGCATGCTGCAAAGGGGTAACATTATTGCCGTCCGGAATATTCACATCGGCCCCATGTTCAATTAACAACTTAATGGTTTGCTGTTGTTTTTTGCCGCCATCATTTAGAATAATAGCTTCAAGCAAGGCAGTCCAGCCAAGATTGTTGATATGATTCACATCAACGTCAGTCTTTGTTAAAAGTTCTATCACTACTTCGGTATATCCATGTTCTGAAGCAGGGATTAAGGCGGTTCCTCCGTAACGGTTCGTAATGGCCGGATCGGCTCCAGCCTGAATGGTTAACCTTAAAATATCAAGATAGCCCTCAGCACCTGCATACAGAAATGGATTGTTTTTCATATCATCCTGTTTGTTGACGTCTGCTCCTGCTTTAATTAATACTTTTGCCGTTTCAACATCGTTATGATAGGCTGCAATCATCGTAGGGGTTTGTCCCTGCTCATTTTGCACATTTATATTGGCGCCCGCCTCAATTAACATCTCTACGGTTTCTGTTTCCTGGTTTTCAGCAGCTTGAAGCAGCTGAGTATCTATGTCGTTTGTCATTTGTTTTTTCTCCTCTATCGGCTGGTTTTCGTTCGACGTGACACATCCTTGAAGAAACAGGATGCAACATAACAGGATTGGAGCCCATTTTGCGTTCAGAAAAAAGCTCTTGCTCATCAAGAGTTTAACTCTTTCCAAAGGGCAAACGGATTGTTGTCTTGTGGGTTCTTGTCCAATCTCTTCAATTTAATGTCTCTTTCCTCTAATGGGAGGGCAATTTGCTGATAAACATACTGTGTTCCCAGGCCAACTTCTTCCTCTTCCTCCGCCGTAAACGCATAGTAAACATGTTGAAGATTAGCCCAATAAATTGCGCTTAGGCACATGGGGCATGGTTCTCCGCTTGCGTACAGCTCGCAGCCGGAAAGGTCAGTAGTCCCCAAAGCGGTGCACGCTTCCCTAATAGCGAGCAACTCAGCATGTGCGGTTGGATCGTGAGTTGTCAGAACTTCATTTACCCCAGTTGCAATCACCTCTCCATCCTTAACGATGACAGCACCAAACGGTTTCCCATTTTGGTTCTTCGTGTTATCGTAAGCCAGGTTAATGGCCAGTTGCATGAAATCTTGGTGAGCCACTTTCAAAACACTCCTTTACCATCTGTTACCGTTACTTAACCATGCTGCACAAAGCTTTTCAAGTGATTAAGCTCTCTTTGGTATCCTGGAGGAAAAATAGTCAATTTTCACCGCGGTTCAAAGCCAATTTACTAACATAGCAGGCTCGAATTGTACTCAATTTTTTCAAGGACATTTTACCTGTCCGGCGGCACCAAATTGTACTCGAAACCCCATTTCAAGGACATTTCATCTGCCGTGCTGCACCGAAATGTACTCGAAATCCTTTTTTAAGGACATTTCATCTGTCGTGCTGCACCGAAATGTACTCAAAATCCTTTTTCAAGGACATTTCATCTGTTGTGCTGCACCGAAATGTACTTGAAATTCTTTTTCAAGGACATTCGCTATTCTGGGTGAACAAATTGTACGCGAAATATACCTTTGCTAGACAAGCGCCTTAACATAAGGAAGGATCCTGACGGGCAAAGGGCACCTGTACCAAGGAATTAATAGCTCCCCTTAGTAAAATCATAGAAACTTACGTTTAATTTATGGAGCTTGAAATAGTGAAGCAAGTCAAGGAAGCAAACGAGTAAAATTATTTAAATATATCAATCTGTGATCTAAATCACTGCTTTAAAGTGAATTTTTATATATTATCACTATGTGAATAGTATTAATTACATAAAGGGGAGTGCTTGTTTTGTTAGACCAAAAAACGATTGAGATTATTAAATCCACAGTTCCTGTTCTTGAGGTCCATGGGGAAGCAATCACCACGAAATTTTATCAAATGATGTTTACAGATCACCCTGAATTACTGAATATTTTTAACCATGCTAATCAGAAACAAAACCGCCAGCAAAAGGCGCTTGCAGCTACAGTTTATGCAGCGGCAAAATATATCGATAACCTGGAGGCCATCATTCCTGTTGTAAAGCAAATCGGCCATAAGCATAGAAGTCTTGGTATTAAACCAGAACATTATCCTATCGTAGGAAAATATCTGTTACTGGCAATCAAGGATGTCTTAGGTGAAGCTGCTACCGATGAAATTATCAATGCATGGGCCGAGGCCTATGGAGTAATTGCAGATGCATTCATCAGCATCGAAGCGGAAATGTATGATGAGGCATCCAGCCAAAAAGGCGGTTGGGCCGGTTTCCGGAATTTCATTGTGGAGCGCAAGGTGAAAGAAAGTGATGTTATTACTTCCTTCTATCTAAAACCCCAGGATGGAAAAAAAATTGCCTCCTACCAGGCGGGGCAATATATCAGCGTCAAGCTCGAGATTGCTGGAGAAAAATTCACCCATATGCGCCAATACAGCCTTTCGGACTCGCCGGGAAAAGAATATTACCGAATCAGCGTAAAGCGTGAGACAGGCAGCTCCAATCCAGATGGCATGGTGTCAAATTATCTTCATGAAAAAGTCGAAGAGGGAGATATCCTTCCCATCAGTGCTCCGGCTGGCGACTTTGTTCTAAATACGGCAAAGGAGAACCCAGTCGTTTTGCTAAGCGGCGGTGTTGGCCTGACTCCAATGGTTAGTATGCTTAAAACCGTTTCGGAAGTTCAGCCTGAAAGAAACGTTACCTTTATCCATGCGGCTCAAAATGGCAAATTGCATGCTCTAAGAAATGAGGTTGAAGCTTTATCTGAAAAGGAAAACATTAAATCATATGTTTTCTATGATTCACCAACCGAGGATGACAGAAATGAAAACAAGTTCGACGTAGAAGGCTATGTAACCCGTGAATGGCTGGAAGAGAATGTTCCTGTCAGCGAGGCAGACTTCTATTTCTGCGGACCGGTACCGTTTATGAGGGCCATCAATAGTGCTCTGAAGGAAATCGGTGTAAGTGATGACAGAATTCGTTTCGAATTTTTTGGGCCAAAAGGAAACCTGTAAGCGAGAACAGTAAGATAAAAATAGCAAACGGTCCAAAGGTTATCACCTCTGGACCGTTTTAATTTTGATCTGTAAATTTTCCTCAAATAAATTTAGTGGGATAATTATAAACAATTAATCCACAAGAAGTTATTTTGTGGATTAATTAACTCTCCAAAAAGATCAATTATCCACAAAAAGCCTGGTTAGGTTGTTGATAGGGGTACGTTAACGACCTAAACACGGAGGTAGCTAAATGGGTCAGGACAACTTTTTCAATATTCAGGACAACTTTTCATATATACAGGACATTTCCCAAAAAATACGGGACATTTCTCAAACGATTCAGGACACATTTTTAGATATTCGGGACAATTCAGTCCCCCAGCAGTGTAAGGCGAATTACCGTAGAAAAAAATGGGTAAAGCAGCCAAACGGGGTGAGTAGATAATTTCCCCTGAAACCCCCTATTTACTCCAAGCTTGCTGTTCCGGCAACTCCCTGCCTTAATTTATAAACGACAAACCCTATCGCTGCTGCCCACAGGATGGCAAGGCTTCCGTAAGTGAATAAACTGATTGTCTGAGATACATCAAGCGCCCCCAACAAAGTTCGGATGTTGGTTAAAATGATGATTCCTCCAACTAGAGTTCCCAAAAGGTTTGTCGGAATGATTTTTATAAGCCAGGCCGCGATGGGTGCTGCAATCAGGCCGCCAATCATTAAGGCGATAACCCATTGAACATTGATTTGTGACCAGCCAAGCGTCAAAAGGAAGCCAATCGTTGAGGAGACCGCAATTGCGAATTCGCTTGTATCAACAGAGCCAATAACTTTTCTCGGCTCCATCTTGCTGCTTGTCAGCAAGACAGGAGTTGCAATTGGACCCCATCCCCCGCCGCCTGTTGCGTCAAAAAAACCTGCAATAAAGCCGAGCGGAATAAAGAACTTTTTGCCTTTCTTTTTAATAGAAGGTTGATTTGTAGTGGAAAACTTAAACAAAAATCGGTAGATAACGAAAACACCTAACAGAAGGAGGAACACGGAAACATAAGGCTTTATTATATCACCGGGGATGCTTCCCAGAAAAATTGCCCCGAGAAAAGCACCAATTGACCCAGGGATGATCAATTTGTATACAACTTGTTTATCAACATTTCCAAACCGGATATGCGATACACCGGATGCCGCTGTCGTTACAACCTCTGCCATATGGACAGAAGCAGAGGCCACGGCAGGAGCAATTCCGAACATGAGCAGCAAAGACGTTGAGGTAACCCCGTATGCCATGCCAAGGGAACCATCAACCAGCTGTGCTGCCAGGCCAATGAACGCAAGAATAATAAGCCTCCTCAATGATATCTCTCCTTTTTTACAAAAATACTGAATAGACTAGTTAGAAGCACTCTATATTGGTGATTGTTGACTAATCTAATCAAGTTTGTAACGTACAATATGTCGGGACAAAAATGAAGGTTCTTTATTTGGGGAAGATTGGATGAATGCCTATATAAGGAGGGGGAGCAATGAGGCTATCGAGCAGGGGAGAATATGCGCTGCGGGCACTTATTTGCCTCGGAAGTGACGGAGGCAGGCTAGTCTCAATTAGTGAAATAGCAGAGAAGACACTTGTCCCAATCAATTATTTGGAACAGCTGCTTCTGCAGCTGAAACGAAACGGCTACGTCCAAAGCAAGCGTGGAGTACACGGTGGATATAAACTTAGCAGAAGCGCGAATGATATTGTCATTGGTGAGGTGATTCGGAATCTGGAGGGTCCCCTGGCGCCAATGGGATGTGTCAGCATAACATCGTATGAGAGCTGTCCTCTGGAAGCTGGCTGTATGCTAAAGCCGCTATGGGCACTGGTAAGGGATACAGTCGCTGAGTTACTCGATCATACAACCCTTAAGGATTTGCTGGATGGCAAGGTGTATAGTAACCAATGAAACCTTTTAGAGCAGTCCTCTTTCATTGAAAATGATTATCATTTACAATGAGGATAGTCACTAAATGAAATGGGGATGGTAGTATGTTTGTCCAAATGCGAAAAATGACCATTGCAGAAGGAAATTCCGACAAAGTAGTTGAACGTTTCAGCAAGCCCGGCATTATTGAGGAACAGGAAGGATTTGTAGACCTGACCGTTATGGTAAAAAAGGTCCGCCGCGGTGAGGAAGAAGTAATCATCCAGATTCGCTGGGAATCCGAACAATACTGGAAGCGATGGGAAAAGAGCGATGCCCATATTGCCGGCCATAAAGCAAACCTTGGCAAGCCGAAGCCTGAGTATATCATCAGCTCTGAATCGGGATTGTATGAAGTTGCCGCTGTAAAAGGGCCAGCGAAATAAG is drawn from Bacillus sp. FJAT-18017 and contains these coding sequences:
- a CDS encoding nucleoside deaminase; this encodes MAHQDFMQLAINLAYDNTKNQNGKPFGAVIVKDGEVIATGVNEVLTTHDPTAHAELLAIREACTALGTTDLSGCELYASGEPCPMCLSAIYWANLQHVYYAFTAEEEEEVGLGTQYVYQQIALPLEERDIKLKRLDKNPQDNNPFALWKELNS
- a CDS encoding RrF2 family transcriptional regulator: MRLSSRGEYALRALICLGSDGGRLVSISEIAEKTLVPINYLEQLLLQLKRNGYVQSKRGVHGGYKLSRSANDIVIGEVIRNLEGPLAPMGCVSITSYESCPLEAGCMLKPLWALVRDTVAELLDHTTLKDLLDGKVYSNQ
- a CDS encoding ankyrin repeat domain-containing protein, which produces MSKSFFLNAKWAPILLCCILFLQGCVTSNENQPIEEKKQMTNDIDTQLLQAAENQETETVEMLIEAGANINVQNEQGQTPTMIAAYHNDVETAKVLIKAGADVNKQDDMKNNPFLYAGAEGYLDILRLTIQAGADPAITNRYGGTALIPASEHGYTEVVIELLTKTDVDVNHINNLGWTALLEAIILNDGGKKQQQTIKLLIEHGADVNIPDGNNVTPLQHARERGFKEIEQILMDAGAN
- the hmpA gene encoding NO-inducible flavohemoprotein; this translates as MLDQKTIEIIKSTVPVLEVHGEAITTKFYQMMFTDHPELLNIFNHANQKQNRQQKALAATVYAAAKYIDNLEAIIPVVKQIGHKHRSLGIKPEHYPIVGKYLLLAIKDVLGEAATDEIINAWAEAYGVIADAFISIEAEMYDEASSQKGGWAGFRNFIVERKVKESDVITSFYLKPQDGKKIASYQAGQYISVKLEIAGEKFTHMRQYSLSDSPGKEYYRISVKRETGSSNPDGMVSNYLHEKVEEGDILPISAPAGDFVLNTAKENPVVLLSGGVGLTPMVSMLKTVSEVQPERNVTFIHAAQNGKLHALRNEVEALSEKENIKSYVFYDSPTEDDRNENKFDVEGYVTREWLEENVPVSEADFYFCGPVPFMRAINSALKEIGVSDDRIRFEFFGPKGNL
- a CDS encoding antibiotic biosynthesis monooxygenase, coding for MFVQMRKMTIAEGNSDKVVERFSKPGIIEEQEGFVDLTVMVKKVRRGEEEVIIQIRWESEQYWKRWEKSDAHIAGHKANLGKPKPEYIISSESGLYEVAAVKGPAK
- a CDS encoding sulfite exporter TauE/SafE family protein; translation: MRRLIILAFIGLAAQLVDGSLGMAYGVTSTSLLLMFGIAPAVASASVHMAEVVTTAASGVSHIRFGNVDKQVVYKLIIPGSIGAFLGAIFLGSIPGDIIKPYVSVFLLLLGVFVIYRFLFKFSTTNQPSIKKKGKKFFIPLGFIAGFFDATGGGGWGPIATPVLLTSSKMEPRKVIGSVDTSEFAIAVSSTIGFLLTLGWSQINVQWVIALMIGGLIAAPIAAWLIKIIPTNLLGTLVGGIIILTNIRTLLGALDVSQTISLFTYGSLAILWAAAIGFVVYKLRQGVAGTASLE